A stretch of the Enterobacter mori genome encodes the following:
- the argO gene encoding arginine exporter ArgO: protein MLSYYFQGLALGAAMILPLGPQNAFVMNQGIRRQYHLMIALLCAVSDLLLICAGIFGGSALLMQSPWLLALVTWGGVAFLLWYGFGALKTAMSSNLELASAEVMKQGRWKIIVTMLAVTWLNPHVYLDTFVVLGSLGGQLDVEPKRWFALGTVSASFLWFFGLAILAAWLAPRLRTAKAQRIINTLVGLVMWFIAFQLAKEGIHHVQGLFN from the coding sequence GCCTTGCATTAGGTGCGGCCATGATCCTTCCCCTCGGCCCGCAAAATGCGTTTGTGATGAACCAGGGCATCCGCCGCCAGTATCATCTGATGATCGCGTTGCTGTGTGCTGTCAGTGACTTGCTGCTTATCTGCGCCGGGATTTTTGGCGGCAGCGCGCTACTGATGCAGTCCCCATGGCTGCTGGCGCTGGTGACCTGGGGCGGCGTGGCGTTCCTGCTGTGGTACGGATTCGGCGCACTGAAAACGGCGATGAGCAGCAATCTTGAGCTGGCGAGCGCCGAAGTGATGAAGCAAGGCCGCTGGAAAATTATCGTCACCATGCTGGCGGTGACCTGGCTTAACCCGCATGTTTATCTGGATACTTTCGTGGTGTTGGGTAGCCTGGGTGGACAGCTGGACGTTGAGCCGAAGCGTTGGTTTGCGCTCGGTACGGTCAGCGCCTCCTTCCTCTGGTTCTTCGGTCTCGCCATTCTGGCGGCGTGGCTTGCCCCGCGTTTGCGTACCGCTAAAGCTCAGCGCATCATCAATACGCTGGTCGGTCTGGTGATGTGGTTTATTGCCTTCCAGTTGGCAAAAGAGGGCATTCATCATGTACAGGGATTGTTCAACTAA
- a CDS encoding oxidative stress defense protein produces MKFKVMALAALVSLGAVSVQANELPNGPHIVTSGTASVDAVPDVATLAIEVNVAAKDAASAKKQADDRVAQYLSFLEQNGVGKKDISSANLRTQPDYDYQNGKSILKGYRAVRTVEVTVRQLDKLNSLLDGALKAGLNEIRSVSLGVAQPEKYKDEARKAAIDDAIHQAEQLASGFKSKLGPVYSVRYHVSNYQPSPMVRMMKADAAPVSAQETYEQPTIQFDDQVDVVFQLEPAAAAQPKPAQ; encoded by the coding sequence GTGAAGTTTAAAGTGATGGCCCTGGCGGCATTAGTGAGTTTAGGTGCGGTGTCGGTGCAGGCAAATGAGTTGCCAAATGGCCCGCACATCGTCACTTCAGGCACCGCAAGCGTGGACGCGGTACCGGATGTTGCAACCCTGGCAATTGAAGTGAACGTGGCAGCGAAAGATGCCGCCTCCGCTAAAAAGCAGGCTGACGATCGTGTTGCGCAATATCTCTCTTTCCTCGAGCAAAATGGCGTAGGTAAAAAGGATATCAGTTCCGCTAACCTGCGTACCCAACCGGATTACGACTACCAGAACGGGAAAAGCATTCTTAAAGGCTACCGTGCCGTGCGCACCGTGGAAGTGACCGTGCGTCAGCTTGATAAGCTGAACTCGCTGCTTGATGGCGCGTTAAAAGCGGGACTGAATGAAATTCGTTCCGTCTCACTGGGCGTTGCGCAACCGGAGAAATACAAAGACGAAGCCCGTAAAGCCGCGATTGATGATGCAATCCATCAGGCGGAGCAGCTGGCTTCTGGCTTTAAGAGCAAGCTCGGCCCGGTTTACAGCGTGCGTTACCACGTCTCTAACTACCAGCCAAGCCCGATGGTACGCATGATGAAGGCTGATGCAGCCCCGGTTTCTGCTCAGGAAACCTATGAACAGCCAACCATTCAGTTCGACGATCAGGTGGATGTGGTGTTCCAGCTGGAGCCTGCAGCGGCAGCACAGCCGAAACCTGCTCAGTAA